One window of the Nitrospiraceae bacterium genome contains the following:
- the rimI gene encoding ribosomal protein S18-alanine N-acetyltransferase: MDTNDPVVRSKLLHNKGIRLATLADLDALVILEETCFSVPWSKKSFEAELHGNVFSQILVIPGPEEQPEIPLLAYSCVWVIFEEIRFLNLAVHPHFRGQGLAKQLILQALCIGNARGCCRGMLEVRNSNQGATRLYKSFGFEEYGRRSSYYTNPSEDAILMTLEPLSKPKSDKNDLLGIPAECK, from the coding sequence ATGGACACAAATGATCCTGTAGTGAGAAGTAAACTATTACATAATAAGGGCATTCGATTGGCCACCCTGGCTGATTTGGATGCATTAGTGATTCTGGAAGAAACCTGCTTTTCTGTCCCATGGTCGAAAAAAAGTTTTGAGGCCGAATTACACGGGAATGTCTTTAGCCAAATTCTCGTCATTCCAGGTCCAGAAGAACAACCGGAAATTCCCTTGCTGGCCTATAGCTGTGTGTGGGTGATCTTTGAAGAGATTCGCTTTCTTAATCTGGCGGTTCACCCTCATTTCCGTGGACAGGGATTGGCTAAGCAATTAATTCTCCAAGCTTTATGCATCGGGAATGCTCGGGGATGTTGTCGGGGGATGCTGGAGGTTCGGAACTCCAATCAAGGGGCAACACGTCTCTATAAAAGCTTTGGATTTGAGGAATATGGCAGAAGATCTTCCTACTATACGAATCCAAGTGAGGATGCTATCCTTATGACTCTGGAGCCTTTGTCCAAGCCCAAATCTGACAAAAATGATCTCCTGGGAATCCCGGCTGAATGCAAATAA
- a CDS encoding YdcH family protein codes for MVTDEQIAENLRASNVEYQELEESHHRLDLELQQLLKHHVLTPQEEILKKHLQKEKLGKKDRMAALIREHRASCDNAKTPG; via the coding sequence ATGGTGACCGACGAACAAATCGCCGAAAATTTGCGGGCATCCAATGTGGAGTATCAGGAGTTGGAGGAATCCCATCACCGGTTGGATCTGGAGCTTCAACAGTTATTGAAACACCATGTGTTGACTCCTCAGGAAGAAATACTTAAAAAACATTTACAGAAGGAAAAACTTGGCAAGAAAGATCGAATGGCCGCTCTGATTCGTGAACATCGTGCCTCATGTGATAATGCCAAAACACCTGGATAA
- the tatC gene encoding twin-arginine translocase subunit TatC, protein MAAFSPTMAMNAVVHPLQRHIRDIKRRLMIVGATIMVFFVIAFSYSSILIDWFKRPFEDDLIFYAPAEALFASIKISFMAAVIASVPIILYQFWKFIEPALLQKEQRWAVPLFFLGLGFFLLGLGFCNVVILPLVINFFVTFGMDRAITPELAVGTYVDFNVKFLLAFGFAFEIPLVLSLLARVGVIQASVLIRFRKHAALVALILSAVITPDATMFTMLLMAVPLIILYEIGIWGAKVFGRAPLSAGEKYAVAEEGKAPDDAAQG, encoded by the coding sequence ATGGCTGCTTTTTCCCCTACCATGGCCATGAATGCGGTGGTGCATCCCCTTCAGCGCCACATTCGTGATATTAAACGCCGGTTAATGATCGTGGGGGCCACGATCATGGTGTTTTTTGTTATAGCGTTTTCTTACTCTTCCATTCTCATCGACTGGTTCAAACGGCCCTTTGAAGATGATCTGATTTTTTACGCTCCGGCAGAGGCATTATTTGCCTCCATAAAAATCTCTTTTATGGCAGCGGTGATTGCCAGTGTCCCTATCATTCTGTACCAATTTTGGAAGTTTATTGAGCCGGCGTTGCTTCAGAAGGAGCAGCGTTGGGCCGTGCCGCTTTTTTTCCTCGGGTTGGGATTCTTCCTTTTGGGTTTGGGTTTTTGCAATGTGGTGATCCTGCCGTTGGTGATCAACTTTTTTGTCACGTTTGGCATGGATCGAGCCATTACTCCAGAATTAGCTGTCGGCACCTATGTCGATTTTAACGTCAAATTTCTTCTGGCGTTTGGCTTTGCGTTTGAAATACCACTGGTGCTTTCTCTTTTAGCCCGTGTAGGGGTCATTCAAGCATCCGTGCTTATTCGGTTCCGTAAGCATGCCGCTCTGGTGGCGTTGATTCTTTCTGCGGTGATTACCCCTGATGCGACAATGTTCACTATGTTATTAATGGCTGTCCCGTTAATCATACTGTATGAAATAGGTATTTGGGGGGCAAAGGTCTTTGGCCGTGCTCCTCTGTCGGCGGGGGAGAAGTATGCAGTGGCTGAGGAGGGAAAGGCACCCGACGATGCAGCGCAAGGTTGA
- a CDS encoding peptidylprolyl isomerase, with the protein MSDATHECQTITIHIQVNGDAWGDIHLNLFPDVAPNHVQNMVKLAKEKFYDGTTFHRVIPNFMIQGGDPNSKEHDRSRHGMGGPGHRINAEFSSKPHKRGTLSMARSQDPNSAGSQFFICVADSSFLDGQYTVFGEVVSGMETVDRIVSAKRDANDNPLDRIEMTMSVSEANA; encoded by the coding sequence ATGAGCGACGCAACTCATGAATGTCAGACAATTACGATTCACATCCAGGTGAACGGCGATGCCTGGGGGGATATCCACTTAAACCTTTTTCCGGATGTCGCGCCTAATCATGTCCAGAATATGGTGAAATTGGCCAAAGAGAAGTTCTATGACGGTACGACATTTCATCGGGTGATTCCCAATTTTATGATTCAGGGAGGAGATCCCAATAGTAAGGAACACGACCGGTCACGCCATGGAATGGGTGGTCCAGGCCATCGGATCAATGCGGAATTTAGCTCCAAGCCTCATAAACGCGGGACGCTTTCGATGGCGAGATCGCAAGATCCCAATAGCGCGGGTTCCCAGTTTTTTATTTGTGTGGCGGATTCGAGTTTTTTAGATGGTCAATATACGGTGTTTGGTGAAGTGGTGAGTGGCATGGAGACCGTGGATCGAATCGTCAGCGCCAAGCGGGATGCCAATGATAATCCTCTTGACCGAATTGAAATGACCATGAGTGTCTCTGAAGCGAATGCCTAA
- a CDS encoding helix-turn-helix domain-containing protein, with amino-acid sequence MKKMVSKIRKTSGEAKVSPQESVCNRLRDRRKKQGISQAELAVLVGLTRQAVYAIEANQYLPSTHIALRFARALKCRVEDLFILADHEEIVDAEFISGTTPLDQPTRVKLSYVGSRILARPMVELGDVLNFVMPADGVIQEQAKKSSRGKGPYVRVQLLNSSEVIKKGILIAGCDPALFLAGEHVRKINSLAGITNWTMGSANALRALQRDEVHMAGLHLVDVKSGQSNVPYLKRHIPGQEFVGVRFASWVQGLLVQPGNPKHIVGVDDFGQSGLRLVNRELGAGARFLLDSLLQKSGLTGDQLLGYQHEVPSHLEVARLIRDGMADVGIGVEAAARHYGLGFIPLREEQYDLIMRREFLKTHPVMSQFLDAMVSQPFRREIESLGGYTVTEIGKILHW; translated from the coding sequence ATGAAAAAAATGGTTTCTAAAATTCGAAAAACGTCAGGGGAGGCGAAGGTCTCGCCTCAAGAATCCGTGTGTAATCGCTTACGAGATAGACGGAAAAAACAGGGAATCTCACAGGCGGAATTAGCGGTCCTTGTTGGCCTGACGCGACAAGCCGTATATGCCATAGAAGCCAATCAATATTTGCCCAGCACTCACATTGCCTTACGGTTCGCTCGTGCGTTGAAGTGCCGGGTTGAGGATCTTTTTATCCTGGCAGATCATGAAGAAATTGTTGACGCTGAGTTTATTAGTGGGACAACGCCACTGGATCAACCGACAAGGGTGAAGCTGTCATATGTTGGATCCCGGATACTAGCCAGGCCGATGGTCGAGCTGGGCGATGTGTTGAATTTTGTCATGCCGGCTGATGGAGTCATTCAGGAACAGGCGAAGAAATCTTCCAGAGGAAAAGGACCGTATGTGCGGGTTCAATTACTCAATTCTTCGGAGGTGATCAAAAAAGGGATTCTTATTGCAGGGTGTGACCCGGCGTTATTTCTCGCCGGGGAGCATGTCCGAAAAATAAATTCCCTGGCGGGAATTACGAATTGGACCATGGGAAGCGCGAATGCGCTCCGTGCTCTTCAACGGGATGAAGTGCACATGGCGGGATTGCATCTTGTGGATGTGAAATCCGGGCAAAGTAATGTTCCTTATCTGAAACGGCATATTCCCGGTCAGGAATTTGTCGGAGTGCGCTTTGCGTCTTGGGTTCAAGGCCTGTTGGTTCAGCCGGGAAACCCCAAACACATTGTCGGGGTGGATGACTTTGGCCAGTCGGGACTTCGTCTCGTCAACCGGGAATTGGGGGCCGGAGCGAGATTTCTTTTGGATTCCCTGCTTCAGAAATCAGGATTAACGGGAGACCAGTTACTAGGGTATCAGCACGAAGTGCCGTCTCATCTCGAGGTCGCTCGCTTGATTCGTGATGGTATGGCTGACGTGGGCATTGGCGTGGAAGCCGCAGCTCGTCATTATGGTCTTGGCTTCATTCCGCTTCGTGAAGAACAGTATGACTTAATTATGCGCAGAGAATTTCTTAAGACCCACCCCGTCATGTCTCAATTTCTTGATGCGATGGTGAGTCAACCTTTCAGGCGGGAAATCGAATCACTGGGGGGATACACGGTGACGGAAATCGGAAAAATTCTTCATTGGTAA
- a CDS encoding M67 family metallopeptidase → MLAIPSSIIKNMIAHARELAPHECCGILSGTENTITEDYRITNILAALSEQDLTRFDGAKLTDLQRLSPEERADIAFQMDAREMAMAQRDIRSKNLDLLGFYHSHTFSPARPSQTDITIAMEFESYRAKLHFPEPFHLIISLEHTDKPVVRAYKIQESKATEVPIHTLP, encoded by the coding sequence ATGCTTGCCATTCCCTCCAGCATCATCAAAAATATGATTGCCCATGCCAGGGAGTTAGCCCCTCATGAATGCTGCGGCATTCTGTCAGGAACCGAAAATACCATCACCGAAGACTATCGCATTACCAATATTCTGGCTGCGTTATCAGAACAAGATCTCACACGCTTTGACGGAGCCAAATTGACTGACCTGCAACGCTTATCGCCGGAGGAGCGAGCAGATATCGCCTTTCAGATGGATGCTCGAGAAATGGCCATGGCTCAGCGTGACATTCGTTCAAAAAATCTTGATCTTTTAGGTTTTTATCATTCCCACACCTTTAGTCCGGCTCGGCCATCCCAAACGGATATCACCATCGCCATGGAATTTGAAAGCTATCGGGCCAAACTCCACTTCCCGGAACCGTTTCACCTGATTATTTCCTTAGAGCATACGGATAAGCCCGTAGTCCGGGCCTATAAAATCCAGGAATCCAAAGCCACAGAAGTTCCCATCCATACCTTGCCCTAA
- the moeB gene encoding molybdopterin-synthase adenylyltransferase MoeB produces the protein MEFTESQIQRYSRQIILSEVGGKGQKKLQDAKILVIGAGGLGSPAALYLAAAGIGTLGLTDGDVVDLSNLQRQILHTTDRIGVSKVDSGGTLLSALNPETTLKLYPEHVSVTNILSLIEAYDIVLDGSDNFSTRFLVNDACFFAKKTLISGSIFRFEGQLATIKPHEGFPCYRCLYPEPPPAGLVPNCQEAGVLGVLAGTIGVLQANEAIKEVLGLGESLAKHLLLYDALDMTFRKVGRPKSPDCPLCGPHPTITKLVEQEVSCSI, from the coding sequence ATGGAATTTACTGAATCTCAAATCCAGCGGTACAGCCGTCAGATCATTCTGTCGGAAGTGGGTGGCAAAGGACAGAAAAAGTTACAGGATGCCAAAATCCTGGTGATTGGAGCAGGAGGACTTGGTTCTCCGGCCGCACTGTATCTGGCTGCGGCCGGAATCGGAACCTTAGGTCTGACTGATGGCGATGTCGTGGACTTATCCAACCTACAAAGGCAAATTCTGCATACAACCGACCGGATTGGTGTTTCAAAGGTTGATTCCGGCGGGACATTATTGTCAGCCCTCAATCCTGAAACCACACTTAAGCTCTACCCTGAACACGTAAGCGTCACCAATATCCTCTCCTTAATTGAAGCCTATGACATCGTATTGGACGGATCTGACAATTTCTCCACACGGTTTCTGGTCAATGATGCCTGTTTTTTTGCCAAAAAGACTCTGATTTCAGGGAGCATATTTCGATTTGAAGGGCAATTAGCCACAATCAAGCCCCATGAAGGATTTCCCTGTTATCGCTGTTTATATCCAGAGCCTCCACCCGCCGGCCTTGTGCCAAATTGTCAAGAAGCCGGCGTATTAGGCGTGTTAGCCGGGACCATTGGTGTTTTACAGGCCAATGAAGCCATTAAAGAAGTCCTTGGTCTTGGAGAAAGTTTAGCCAAACATCTCCTTCTTTACGATGCCCTGGATATGACATTCAGAAAGGTTGGTCGCCCAAAATCTCCAGACTGTCCTCTTTGTGGACCTCATCCCACTATCACCAAACTTGTTGAACAGGAAGTCTCCTGTAGCATCTAG
- a CDS encoding NIL domain-containing protein: MAKLRFHIRYPEDKIPSPILYEIGQEYQVVPSIRRADVRETTGWMDVEFSGETDEIDRAIQGLRQKGCMVDPIELNVVE, translated from the coding sequence ATGGCCAAACTACGCTTTCACATTCGCTATCCCGAAGATAAAATTCCTTCTCCCATCCTGTATGAAATCGGGCAGGAATATCAGGTCGTGCCGAGTATTCGAAGGGCCGATGTCCGTGAGACGACCGGGTGGATGGATGTGGAATTTTCGGGGGAAACTGATGAAATTGACCGGGCTATTCAGGGTCTTCGTCAAAAAGGCTGCATGGTTGATCCGATTGAATTGAACGTCGTTGAATAA
- a CDS encoding MoaD/ThiS family protein yields the protein MIKVRIPTPLRPMTGGKSEVEIAGNTVSEIIDNLGSAHPGIKERVYDEQGEVRRFINIYVNEEDIRFLTGKDTPLKDGDEVSIIPAIAGGT from the coding sequence ATGATTAAGGTCAGAATTCCCACGCCCTTGCGCCCCATGACCGGAGGAAAAAGCGAGGTGGAAATAGCAGGGAACACGGTGTCGGAAATTATTGACAATCTGGGGTCTGCCCATCCCGGCATTAAGGAACGAGTCTATGATGAACAGGGAGAGGTTCGGCGATTCATCAATATCTATGTCAACGAGGAAGATATTCGGTTTTTGACGGGCAAAGACACCCCACTGAAGGACGGAGATGAAGTCTCCATCATCCCCGCAATCGCAGGAGGTACATGA
- a CDS encoding threonine synthase, which yields MKKMQALVCRECGKEYPTQDIHVCELCFGPLEVKYDYAAIKQVMTREKIASGPHSLWRYVDLLPVEGTNFIGLHAGFTPLVHAKNLGAFLGLDNLYIKNDCVNHPTLSFKDRVVAIALTRARELGFETVACASTGNLANSVSAHAASAGMKCYVFIPGDLEAAKVLGNLIYRPNVVEIEGNYDDVNRLCSEIAGERHWAFVNINIRPYYAEGSKTLAFETVEQLGWRAPDQVVVPMASGSLLTKIWKGLKEFEKLGLVDSVKTKVNGAQAEGCSPIATAFRENRDFFKPVKPHTIAKSLAIGNPADGYYALKTAAESQGAMEAVTDDEIVESIKLLAQTEGIFAETAGGVTIGVLRKLVKQGRIQKNDVTVAYITGNGLKTQEAVVDSVGRPFRIPPSLSHFIKTFAIEESA from the coding sequence ATGAAAAAAATGCAAGCTCTGGTGTGTCGGGAGTGCGGGAAAGAATATCCTACTCAGGATATTCATGTATGCGAATTGTGCTTTGGGCCGCTGGAAGTCAAATACGATTATGCCGCCATCAAACAGGTCATGACGCGTGAAAAGATTGCATCCGGCCCTCACAGCCTTTGGCGATATGTGGATCTCCTCCCCGTGGAAGGCACGAATTTCATCGGTCTTCATGCCGGATTTACCCCGCTGGTTCATGCCAAAAACCTTGGAGCATTCCTTGGACTGGATAACCTGTACATTAAAAATGATTGCGTCAATCATCCGACGCTGTCGTTTAAAGATCGCGTGGTGGCCATCGCCTTAACTCGAGCCAGAGAGCTGGGATTTGAAACCGTCGCCTGTGCCTCAACGGGTAATCTGGCAAATTCGGTGTCGGCCCATGCAGCCTCCGCAGGGATGAAATGCTATGTGTTCATTCCCGGCGATTTGGAAGCCGCGAAAGTCCTGGGGAATCTGATTTATCGTCCCAATGTCGTGGAAATTGAAGGAAACTATGATGATGTCAATCGGCTCTGCAGCGAAATCGCAGGAGAACGTCACTGGGCATTCGTCAACATCAACATTCGCCCCTATTACGCCGAAGGCTCGAAAACCTTGGCCTTTGAAACGGTCGAGCAATTAGGGTGGCGAGCTCCGGACCAGGTCGTGGTGCCCATGGCTTCGGGATCCTTACTAACGAAAATTTGGAAAGGCCTCAAAGAATTTGAGAAGTTAGGCCTGGTGGATTCTGTAAAGACCAAGGTAAACGGGGCGCAGGCAGAAGGCTGCTCCCCCATTGCCACGGCATTTCGAGAGAATCGTGATTTCTTTAAACCGGTGAAGCCACACACCATTGCCAAATCCCTGGCCATAGGCAATCCGGCGGACGGATACTATGCCTTAAAAACCGCCGCGGAAAGCCAGGGGGCGATGGAGGCCGTGACCGATGATGAAATTGTGGAAAGCATTAAACTTCTGGCTCAAACGGAAGGGATTTTTGCTGAGACCGCCGGAGGGGTTACCATCGGCGTCCTTCGCAAATTGGTAAAACAAGGGCGCATTCAAAAAAATGATGTGACTGTGGCCTATATCACCGGTAACGGACTGAAAACTCAGGAAGCGGTCGTCGATTCCGTTGGACGCCCATTTCGCATCCCGCCCAGTCTCAGTCACTTTATTAAGACTTTTGCCATAGAGGAGTCAGCATGA
- the moeB gene encoding molybdopterin-synthase adenylyltransferase MoeB: protein MSFTEDQITRYSRHILLPEVGGKGQKKLSQAKVFIVGAGGLGCPVAYYLAAAGIGTLGLIDSDVVDLSNLQRQILHHTPDVGRSKVLSAKEKILALNPDVQVNMHEERLTSRNARDLISQYDIVIDGVDNFPAKFLINDACYMENKPLVHGGILRFEGRAFTIIPNQSACYRCIFKNPPPAGVVPTCQEAGIIGVVAGIIGTIQATEAMKIILKIGTPLTNRILDFDARTTAFREIRVKRNPSCALCGPNPSLMELIDYEQEACQLQPSATMLTNG, encoded by the coding sequence ATGAGTTTCACAGAAGATCAGATTACCCGTTATAGCCGTCACATTTTACTACCCGAAGTGGGCGGCAAGGGACAGAAAAAATTATCACAAGCGAAAGTCTTTATCGTTGGAGCCGGTGGCCTTGGATGCCCTGTCGCCTATTATCTGGCCGCAGCCGGCATTGGCACCCTTGGATTGATTGATAGCGATGTGGTGGATCTTTCCAACCTTCAACGACAAATCCTTCACCATACCCCGGATGTAGGACGGTCCAAGGTGCTTTCGGCCAAGGAAAAAATTCTGGCCTTAAACCCTGATGTCCAGGTCAACATGCATGAAGAACGATTGACGTCTCGCAATGCTCGAGACCTGATCAGCCAATACGATATCGTTATTGATGGGGTCGACAACTTCCCGGCAAAATTTCTGATCAATGACGCCTGCTATATGGAGAATAAGCCCCTCGTCCATGGGGGAATCCTGCGGTTTGAAGGACGGGCCTTCACGATTATTCCCAATCAATCCGCCTGCTATCGTTGTATTTTCAAAAATCCGCCGCCGGCCGGGGTGGTGCCTACCTGCCAGGAGGCCGGGATCATTGGTGTCGTTGCGGGAATTATTGGTACCATTCAGGCCACAGAGGCCATGAAAATCATCCTCAAGATTGGAACACCATTGACGAACCGCATCCTGGATTTTGACGCACGCACCACGGCGTTTCGAGAAATTCGCGTCAAACGGAATCCTTCGTGTGCACTCTGCGGCCCAAATCCCTCGTTGATGGAACTCATCGACTATGAACAAGAGGCGTGCCAACTTCAGCCATCGGCTACAATGCTAACCAACGGATAA
- the cysK gene encoding cysteine synthase A, whose protein sequence is MSGGFLRNITDGIGHTPLVRLNRLSPPGGATIYGKAEFYNPGGSVKDRICLNMIDEAEQKGLLKPGGTIVEPTSGNTGIGLALVSAVRGYKLILVMPEGMSLERASLLSSYGAQLVLTPAREGMRGSIKEAESILDQNPEYFMPNQFSNPANPAMHRKTTALEIWEALDGRVDAFVAAVGTGGTITGCGELFKEKNPSVKVIALEPAGSPVLSGGEPGPHRIQGIGAGFVPKVLNRSLIDEIMTVTDEEAYQTTKQLARKEGLLVGISAGANVFAAQKVAESLGPNKNVVTILCDTGERYLSIEKYFNI, encoded by the coding sequence GTGAGTGGCGGATTTCTTCGGAATATTACCGATGGCATTGGGCATACGCCGTTAGTACGATTAAACCGGCTTTCCCCTCCGGGCGGGGCCACCATTTATGGAAAGGCGGAGTTTTACAATCCCGGCGGCAGCGTGAAAGATCGCATCTGCCTGAATATGATTGATGAGGCAGAGCAGAAGGGACTGCTCAAGCCGGGCGGCACCATAGTGGAACCGACCAGTGGCAATACCGGCATTGGATTAGCCTTGGTGTCTGCCGTTCGGGGTTATAAACTGATTCTCGTCATGCCGGAAGGGATGAGCCTGGAACGGGCCAGTTTACTCTCCTCGTATGGCGCGCAATTGGTGTTGACCCCTGCTCGGGAAGGGATGCGTGGATCAATTAAAGAAGCAGAGAGTATTTTGGACCAAAATCCCGAATACTTCATGCCGAACCAGTTTTCTAATCCGGCCAATCCAGCCATGCATCGCAAGACCACGGCTTTGGAAATCTGGGAAGCCTTGGATGGCCGGGTGGATGCATTCGTGGCTGCAGTGGGCACCGGCGGAACGATTACCGGCTGTGGAGAACTGTTTAAAGAAAAAAACCCGTCGGTCAAGGTGATTGCGCTGGAACCAGCCGGCTCTCCCGTCCTGTCCGGAGGAGAACCCGGGCCACACAGAATCCAAGGGATCGGCGCAGGCTTCGTCCCCAAGGTGCTGAATCGCTCACTCATTGATGAAATTATGACCGTGACTGATGAAGAGGCGTACCAAACCACAAAGCAACTTGCCAGGAAAGAAGGGCTCCTGGTTGGAATTTCTGCAGGAGCCAATGTGTTTGCGGCTCAAAAGGTCGCGGAATCCTTAGGGCCGAATAAGAATGTGGTGACGATTCTCTGCGATACGGGTGAACGATATCTAAGCATTGAGAAATATTTCAATATTTAG
- the thiS gene encoding sulfur carrier protein ThiS — protein sequence MQLTINGKPETLEVSTVLDVLKTKDIDPQLVAVELNTQMVDQEQLGTTSIKDGDKLEFLFFMGGGA from the coding sequence ATGCAATTGACGATCAATGGTAAACCTGAAACCCTGGAGGTTTCGACGGTGCTGGACGTCTTGAAAACCAAAGATATTGACCCACAACTTGTCGCGGTAGAACTGAATACGCAGATGGTTGACCAGGAACAACTAGGAACCACCTCCATTAAAGATGGTGATAAACTAGAGTTTTTGTTTTTCATGGGCGGTGGCGCGTGA
- a CDS encoding NAD-dependent deacylase, which produces MPSGLTIRDVRDRITKARSVTVLTGAGISADSGVPTFRGPEGLWKNYRPEELASPEAFARDPKLVWEWYNWRRELVATKHPNAAHETLVELEQRIEHFWLITQNVDGLHALAGSQRLSEIHGNIWKVRCTQCDRISPNRDLPLVYPPICTDCSGLLRPHIVWFGESLDQQDLNRSYQALRTCDILLIIGTSGVVYPAASFASIAKDGGALVVELNLDPTPNSSVVDVAFQGRAKDLVPLLRKDT; this is translated from the coding sequence ATGCCTAGTGGTCTGACGATTCGTGATGTGCGTGACCGTATTACGAAAGCCCGGTCGGTCACGGTCCTTACCGGCGCAGGAATTTCGGCGGATAGCGGCGTGCCGACGTTTCGCGGACCAGAAGGCTTGTGGAAAAATTACCGGCCTGAAGAACTGGCATCGCCCGAGGCCTTTGCGCGGGACCCGAAACTTGTTTGGGAGTGGTATAACTGGCGACGTGAATTGGTCGCAACCAAACACCCGAATGCGGCACATGAAACCCTCGTTGAACTCGAACAACGGATTGAACACTTTTGGCTTATCACGCAGAATGTGGATGGACTTCATGCCCTGGCCGGCTCGCAACGTCTTTCCGAAATCCATGGCAACATCTGGAAAGTGCGTTGTACGCAATGTGACAGGATTTCGCCGAACCGCGACCTGCCTTTGGTCTATCCACCCATCTGCACGGACTGTTCCGGGTTATTACGCCCTCATATTGTATGGTTTGGAGAATCATTGGATCAGCAAGATTTAAACCGCAGTTATCAGGCATTGCGGACTTGTGATATTCTTCTCATTATTGGAACGTCAGGCGTGGTCTATCCGGCTGCATCCTTTGCTTCGATTGCTAAAGACGGTGGGGCATTGGTAGTCGAACTGAATTTGGACCCGACGCCAAACTCCTCTGTGGTAGACGTGGCCTTTCAAGGCCGCGCCAAAGACCTGGTGCCGCTGTTGCGCAAAGACACCTAA